The genomic region TACCTCCTTTACGGCCGAACAATACAGGGAAATGGCGGAGGCCATGTATTCGCTTTCAAACAATTCTCCGGCTAATAGAGGGCAAGCGCTAAACGAAGCATCCGGCTATATTAAGAAATCGCTGGCGGCTAAAAACGATGACGCAAAAGCTCATTATGTATATTCGCAAATAGCAGATGCCCAAAACAATGCGGCGCTTGCCGTACAGGAATTGGAGTCTGCTCGCCGCTTCGATCCGCAAAATGCTCAATATAATTATGAGTTGGGTAGAAAGTATTTTGCACAGAAAAAATACCCCCAAGCCCGTTCCTGTTTTGAACAAGCCGTGAAATCCAATCCGCAATTTGAAGCAGCTTTTTTCAATCTCGGTATGACGCATAAGGTTATGAACGCAAATGACGCTGCTCTTACAGCTTTTTCAAAAGCTGCAACGTTAAAGCCGGATTATGTCCGTGCCTGGATCGAAATAGCCCGTATGCAGGATAAAAAACGAAATTATAGTGAGGCAATTAATAACTATCGAAAGGCATTATCATTGGAACCATCAAATACTTCAGCATTAAAAGAGATGGCGCAAGTGTATTCAAAACAAAAGGATGCCAAACAAGCGGAGCGCTATTTTAAAGAAGCATTAGCGTTAGGGGATACCGATCCGGTAACGTATTATAATCTCGCTGCGGTACAACTTGAACTTGGCAAGGTGACGGAAGCGCTACAAAATGCTCAAAAAGCGTTAGCCGGTAACGATAAGGACGCCCGCTTCTTATATACGTATGGTTTGGCGCTTGAAAAAAACAATCGGCTGCGCGAAGCGGAAGACTATTATGCCCGTTCTGTGGCAGCCGATGGACAATACGGTAAACCCCGCATCAACCTCGGACGGATACAGCTGGAAGCCGGTCGTCTCGATAGTGCGGAAGAGCATCTGCTCGCGGCATACAGGGCAGAAGCTTCAAATTTTGAAGTAAATATAAACTTAGGAAAACTCTACGGGTTAAAACATGAATATGGGAAAGCCATCGATTATTATACAAATGCGATAAAAATTATGCCGAATAATATTGATGCACGTCAGAATCTCGCAGCTGTCTACCTATCAGCCGGATTAAAAGAAAATGCACGCGATACCTATCAGACTATTATAAAAACAAATCCGCAGGCATGGGATAGTTACTATGAGCTCGGAAAAGTGTATATTAGTTTGGATAACAAGGCGGAAGCAAAGGCCATTTTTGAGCAGTTGCTTAAACAAAGGCCAAATGATCGTCATGCGGCCGAAGTTAAAAAGTTGTTGGTTAATCTTTAGAAATGAAAATTTTTATAACGGTACTTATTAGCCTTTCGGCTGTTTTGGTAGTATCTTTAAGGCAAGGATAACGATTATGGCATCAGTAGAAAAGAAACGGTTGTTAAATCTTCCTATTAAGTTGGTTTTAACACAGGAAGGTTCGACCTTCTTTATTAAGCAGAATAAGAAACTGTTGCGATTTACTTTGGCAGGAAATGTTGAAGAGTATGGAATCTCTCTGGATTCTTTTGTCCCCGACAACATTCAGCGGCTTATCCTTGCAAACTATATCTCAAAGATTGAAATCTCGCAGTCGGAATTAGGCTCTTCTCGCCAAGAAATTATGGATTTATCCAAATTGATTGTATTTTCTCTATTATATCGTCAATACGATGTGTTTATATTTAAGCAGATATTGGCTTCACCGGTAATTAAGAAGTGGAATAGACTCAACCCAGCGAACATTATCGATGAGAAGACGCACATTAATCAGAGATATTTAGCAGCAATTTTAAAAAAAAATGAAGATATTATTTACAAAACAAAAAAGGAAATCTTGGCGCCATTGTCTGCCTTTATCAGCAAAGAAGATCTTTCTCCCGCAGATAAAAATATGAAGCTCTTCCTAAGTGAAAAATTCCTTAATAATTTGCGGCCCTTTATATGGTTTATCATTACAAAATTTAAAACCGCCCCGAATTTTGATCTTATCATACGGACAATCCGTACCAGCCTTAATGAATATATCGACAAAACTAAAATAGCCGAATATATCTCACTTGTGTTGATGGAGTTGATTTTAAGTGCCGAAAATATAAATATGCGGAATGAAGCAAAGCAATTATTCCCCAATATAGAAGATCCACAAGATGCACTTTTCGACCCGAAAGTTCGCCAATTGCTTATTGCTGAACTGAAACGGAAGGAAGAAAAAGTCTTTGTCTCATGGAAAATTGGAGGTGGCAGTACTACTTCGATCGGTACACAGGGTAAAATGCAAATTTCAGTGTACAATAAAGCTGATTCTTCCGAAGCAATAAAAGCGAGTATAAACGACATGAAAAAGGCAGACATTAACAAAAATTCGCTTATCGATTTTTACCGTGCGCTGCCCGAAGGGTCTGATATATGCAGTCTTGGCATGTATTACATTTCGTATCTTATAGAACAATGTGAGAGTAGAAATGTTCACTTTGAATCCAGTGCAAGCAAATCTGCTTCCGATTTAACAGTCGTCAACCTATCTTTTATGTTCTAGGCCGATGAAGCACCTGTCCTTTATCTATCTATTATCATTTATTTTAATATATACCTCATGTTCATTTAATACGCCGTCTGCTGTACTTGCAAAAGAGCAACGGATATATAGTTATAATCAACAAGGTGCCTTAACGGAGTGGTTGGCTGTTTTTATGCTGATTGAAGACAACGATGGAAGAAATGATTATAAAGGCTTGATATTACGTGAAAATGCTACCGACCTGGAGTGGGCACTCCATCGGGAAAATACTGTTTTTTTACAGGAAGCAGGATATTCAAAAAATACACAATGGGTAGGTTCAAATAAGTTCAAGTATCCCCGCCGCTTTTTCCCCGCAGGGCAGTATACACTTACAGCCTCAGATTTGGGTGGAAATAAAACGGAAATATCTTTTTCGCTGCAGGAACCCCAAGTGATAACCGCTTTACCCTTTGAGTTTACGTTGGAAAATGAACAATGGATGCTGCACATTACTCATAGCAACGCATGTTCACATTTTTCATTGATTATGCTGAGTGCTGATTTACAGCCACTGACTGTGTATCAATTGCAAAAAAACGATGCCGAGCGACAAAATGGTTCGTTTGAAATGCTTGGGAATAGACCTACAGATGCACGGTATATCCAGTGTTTCGGAGAAAATTCCGACCAATCAATCGGCTTTCTCAGTACACCACTCCCTTTGCCGTAATTACTGATTTTTTACCTAAAAAGGCGAAAAGATGACATTGAAAGGACGTTTTGAAGGTGATGATAAAGAGATAGTGCTGCAGAAAGTTTCCAGCCCCACTGAAGAAGAAATAAAAAAGGCTGTTCATTAAGGTTATCTTTTATATAAAGTATTGACGCTATTGTATTCATACCCTTCAAATGCCTAAAGGGTATGCGTTTTCTAATGAACTAATCCCGATAAAAGAGTCGCTCTTTTATCGGGATTTTTTTGTCTTACTTCTTATTAAAATATGCCGCAAAGTCATGAATGCGCCTAATTTTATAAACTATCTGCAAAATAATGTTATTTCATATACTATAAAAATCTTATGTCTCAATCTGTTATAACATAGCTCATTATATAACAATGCTTTAATGATGTAATATTCGAAAAGATCGATAGCTCTTGCTTAAAAAACGAATATTCTATATATTATTTTGCATAAATACTGCAAAATAGAAGGAATGTAATGCTGCTTGAATTTAAAACGGCAAACTATAAGTCTTTTAAGGAAGAATTAACTTTTTCGCTTATACCTGCCCAAAAGCAAAAAGGTTTGGATTATAGTATTGCTCGGGAAAAAATTAATAAAAAAGTTTATAAAGGATTAAGCTCGGCTGTTATCTATGGTGCAAATGCTGCAGGTAAAACGAACATTATTGGTGCGATGGATACTTTTAAAAGTATTATTATAAGAGGAAATATCCGTAATGATGAAGATGCTAAAGGGGTAAATATTGCGGCTAAATCTTTGGAGCTCATCCCGAATAATACTCTTATAAAAGTTCAACCGGTCAGCTTCAGTATTAAATTTATAGAGGCAAGTATGCTTATTGAGTATGCTTTTTCTCTTGATTTAGGCTTTTTTTTAGATAAAAATTATAAGCGTAAAATTCTGCAAGAAACTCTTAAAATTAATGAGAATTTAGTATTTAAAAGAAGCAACGAATTACAAATTGATAATTTAGATATTATTAAAGATTATCTTACAGAAGCTTTTAAAGCGAATCAACAAGGAGCAATTGCACTTGCACAAGGTAGCTTAAATGATGAAGAATTATTTTTGACAAATGGATTTAAAACAATCTTTAGCGTAAAGCTTTCTGCATTAATTCTAAACTGGCTAAGCAGTAAATTTATTGTTGTCTATCATTCTAATTTGTTGCGTGTAGTGGGTACGCTAACCGATCCACAAAAGAACTCCTTTTATGTAGAAGAAACTATAAATGAGGCAGCTAAATTGTTCGGTATTACTGCAAACGCACTTGGCTATGTAAATGACGAAGAAACTCACAAAGTACAATTATGTTCACTCGTAAAAGATAAACAAGAAACAGCTATTCTACCGGCCGAGATATTTGAATCATACGGTACTATCCGATTTGTTAATATATTCCCGCTCATTATGAAGGTTCTTTTAGAAGGAGGCATATTAATTGCAGATGAATTTGATGCCTCAATTCATCCTATGGCGGTAATGAATATTATTACGATTTTCCATAATGACGAAATAAATAAACACCATGCTCAGCTTGTATTCAATACGCATAATCCTATCTTTTTAAACGCAAATCTATTTCGACGTGACGAAATTAAATTTGTAGAACGAGATCATGACACTCATTGCAGTATGCACTATTCATTATCCGATTTTGGAACGGCTGGGGAAAACGGTGTCCGAAAAAACGAAGACTACATGAAAAATTACTTTATAGACCGCTATGGTGCACTTGATAATATTGATTTTAGTTCATGTATTACTAAGTTTATAAAGAAACAAAATGAGAGAAACCTCAAATGAAAGCAATGACAAAGAAATATTATTTTTCTGTAGAAGGCAAAACGGAAAAATGGTATTTGGATTGGTTACAAAATGCCATTAATACTGCAAATACGGCAACATACAAAGTAGTGTTCGATTCAAAAGTTGAAAAAAATCCTCTGGCACGAGTAAAGGCAATTACCATAATAAGTAAAACCGAAATTGTGCATATATGTGATAAAGAGAGTAACGACGAAGATCATGTAAAGGCATTTCAGACTACATTAGAATCCATGAAAAAAGCTCAAAAACAAGGAAAGCATATTACCTACAAACTTGGGTATAGCAACTTTACCTTTGAACTATGGATGATATTACATAAACAGGATTGCAATACTTGTTTTGATAATCGAAAGCAATACTTGCAGGTTATTAATAAGGCTTATCATAAAAGTTTTAACAGTTTGGATGAATATAAGAGAGAAGATAATTTTAAACAACTTTTGATGCAGCTCGATTTAAGTGATGTGAATAATGCAATCAGTCGGGCTCATACAATTATGCAAAATAACAAGCAAAATGAGTGTGTCTTACAACGTTATGCCGGCTTTACTTTCTATAAAAACAATCCGTCTACTTCGCTTGGAGAATACATAAGTCGAATATTAACGGAATGCGGATATAATCTAAAACGGAGTCGGTAAAAAGAACGAGCTCTTTACCGACTGTTGTCTTACTTCTTATTAAAATATGCCGCAAAGGGATTGTACTTTGTACCGTCATCATCCTTCCGTGGTCGGGCTTCTGCGACACGCCGCTCTGACCGGACTGCCGGCTGCCGCTCTCCGCGGTGACTCAGGTGTTTTTCTCCCTGCACGGCAGGTTTTCCGCTGCTAGTCTTTACCGCAACGGTTTTACCGTCTTTGGTTTTTACGGTAATCTTTTTGACTTCCGCCTTTTGCTTTGCGGTCAGCTTCCCCTGTACCCCGCTTTCGCTTTTCCGGCTGAGTGAGATACGGCGGCGTGCTTCGTCGAGTGCAATAATCCGGCATTCCACAATATCGCCGACCTTTACCGCCTCAAGCGGATCGGAAACAAAGCTGTCGCTCATCTCGGAGATGTGCAGCAGGGCGGTTTCCTTAATACCGAGGTCAACAAAGGCGCCGAAGTCCACAACGTTTTTGATCTTGCCCTTAACGGTCATGCCGAGTTTAAGATCTTCAAACAAGAGAACGCCCTGCTGCATAATCGGCTTGGGGCAGTCCTCACGAGGGTCGCGGTTCGGTTTTTTCAGTTCTTCGATAATGTCGCTGACTGTTTGCTCGCCGAGCTGATATTTTTCCTGTAGCTCCGTGCGTACCTCTTTGGTTACCGGTTCATTTTTACGTACAATCTGATAGATAACCTCCGCTGCAGGATAGTTTTCGGGGTGTACCCACGAGTTATCCAGCGGATTGGCGCTCTCCGGTATCTTTAAAAAACCTGCGCATTGTTCAAAGGCCCTGGGGCCTAAACCGCTGACATTATGAAGCTGCTCCCGGTCGGTAAAGATGCCGGTTTTTTCGCGGTAACTCACAATCTTTTTCGCCAATCCGCTCGTAATACCGGATACGTATTTGAGCAGCGAGGCGCTTGCGGTGTTCAAATTGACGCCGACGTTGTTTACTACCGAACCGACAACCGCATCCAGCTCTTCTGAAAGTTTTTTCTGGTTTAAGTCATGCTGATAGAGTCCGACACCGATAGACTTGGGATCGATTTTAACGAGTTCGGCAAGGGGATCCTGTAAGCGCCGCCCGATGGAGATAGCACCGCGGATGGTCAGATCCAAGTCGGGGAATTCCTCGCGGGCAACATCTCCTGCGGAGTACACGGAGGCTCCGTCCTCATCAACTACCGTAAACAGCACCTCGGGGCAATGTGTTTTAATCACATCGGAGACGATTTCCTGCACCTCGTGAGAGCCTGTCCCGTTGCCCACTGCGATGAGCTGTACCTTATAGTCTTTTACCGCCTTGAGCAGCGCTGCTTTTGCTTCCTCTGCCTTATGCTGATAAATAACAAAAGAGCCGAGGTACTTGCCGGTTTCGTCTAAGGCCGCGCATTTGGTGCCGGTTCTAATACCGGGGTCTACGCCAAGTACGCGGGTTCCCTTAATCGGCTGCGTCATCAAAAGATGTTTTAAGTTTTCGCTAAAAATAGTAATGCCGTGGGTGTCGGCGTCTTCGCCTAAGTTGCTGCGGATTTCGCGCAGTACCGCAGGGCTGAGCAGCCGGACAATGCCGTCTGCAATCGCTTCACTGTGGTATTTGTTGTGCTGTACCGAACGGCTCTGTACCCGTGCAACCGCTTCGTCTACATCAACATTGATTTTTACTTCCAAAACACCTTCACGCTCTCCGCGGTTGATGGCAAGCACCCGGTGCGGTTTAATCTGGTTCAGCGCTTCGGAATACTCCCAGTACATCTGATACACAGAGGTTTTCTGCGCTTCTTCATCCCCGATACCCTTCACTTCAAAAAGACCGGTTGCCATAAAGAAGTCATGTACCGCTTTCCGGTTTTCCGTATCCTGTGCCGTTTCTTCGGCGATAATATCGGAAGCTCCCGCAAGCGCATCCTCTACCGTCGGCACATTGAGTGTTTCGTCTTCACAATCGGTTTTAACAAAGTCCTGCGCCCGTTTTACAAGCTCCGCTTCTTCCAATTCTTTCATTAAATCCGCTAAGCCCTGCAAGCCGCGTTCAACAGCCAGCATACCGCGTGTCTTTTTCTTCTTTTTAAAGGGCGCCCAAATATCTTCAAGCTCTGCCAGCGTTGATGCTTTCATAATGTTATCATAGAGCAGCTCGGTCAGCTTGCCTGCTGCAAATACACCCCGTACAATCTCAAGCCGTCGCGTTTCCAAGTTGACGTAGGATTTAAACAATTTATCGGAATCCCGAACTTGAACCTCATCGAGCGAACCGTGCATTTCTTTACGATACCGTGAAATAAAAGGGATTGTACATCCTTCGTTGACCAATGTGATAACTGCGGAAACCTGCTGCATCCTGATATTCAGCTCTTCCGCAACCTTTTTCATAATGTCGATCTCGTTCACTACAAGACCGTCAATAAACTCTTGCGTTAATTCCATGCGGGCGAGTATACCGAATTTTGGCTTTTTTTTAAAGGGGAGAAATTGTATCCGTGTAACAAGTGGCATTTCCATCGGTTGAGCTAAACGGTTTGCGGTATTACTCATCGTTAAATTTTTACTAATTGACGTTTCTTCGAAGCTGTTTATACTCAATAATAACATCATCCTCTAGGAGAATATCATGAATGAAAATGAGGCCGTGGAAAAACCAAGACAGACATTGCAAGACATTGATATACCGAAATATATTCAAATCGCCAGTGTTATCTTTATCGCTCTTTCTGTTTTTGCTGCAGCTCTTAATCTAGTTATTGATATTTTAACGCAAGGTCATGCAACGTTACAGCAATTAGCATATCTTGAAAAGACCGTATCGAATGTAACACTCGGATTGGTATTCTGGGGTACAGGTCAAGTTTTTGCGAAGTTACTGTGCAAGGAAAAAAACACATGAAATTCCTGTTAAAATATTTTAGATTGTATTTCGAGATTTCTCTTGTCCTTGTGATGTTAGGAGTGATTGTTATAGGGATGTCTGCAGTGGCAGATTTTCATGAGTATACCGCATATCCAATCTTCGAACAACAGCCGTATTTTTTAGTGATTTTGCAAGTTATTGCTCAAACAATGAGCTCACTTAAAACAATGTTTGGCTCATTGACAGCCTGCCTTATCGGTCTTTTTATCGCTGTACACTTCCGTCGACTATATGGGAAGTTACGAGAAATGATATAAAGTCACTGCCGATCATCGCTAAAGCCAACCGAGTTTTTAGAGATGCCCTACCCGCTGATGAGAAGAGGATGCATGAAAATGCCGAAACGTAAAGCACTTTTAAAAACGACACTTATTATATGCAGTGCACTCGTTTTTGTTGCTCTTTGGATCAATTACGATATGGTACGGTTTGCAAAGCCGTATATCAAAAATGCGGATGATGCGAGCCTTATGGAAGCGGATTGCATTTTGGTATTGGGCGCCCGTGTTTTAAAAAACGGGTATCCGAGCCATATCTTAGAAGATAGAATTATAACCGGTATCGATTTGTACCGTGCCGGTATTTCTCCGGCGTTACTGATGAGCGGCGACCATGGTACAAAAGCCTACGATGAAGTAAAGGCGATGAAGCAGTATGCTGTAGCACGAACTGTTCCAGCAGATTGCGTGTTTATGGATCACGCGGGATTTTCCACTTATGATAGCTGCTATCGAGCGCGGGATATTTTTTGTGCAAAAAAGGTTGTGATCGTAACGCAGCGGTATCATTTATATCGAGCTGTGTATATTGCACGCTGTTTGGGGCTTGACGCTTACGGAGTTGCAAGCGATCGGCGGTTTATCTACGGAAAAAACAGCCGCCATCTGCGGGAATTTTTTGCTCGGATAAAAGCAGTCGGCGCAGTATTTATCAAAGTGCGTCCCCGCTATTTAGGCGAACCAATCCCCATACAAACTTCACCGGGGAGCGTGACGGACGGTTAAACGTGGAATTACCTTATAAAACTGCGGCAGGTGTGGTATAATAACCGTGATAAGGATACCCTCGTGCTGAATTTTCAACGACCGCTTTCTTTTTTCCTCTTGCTGTTACTGCCGACTTTTGTACTGCTCCGGCGGACGGGGAGATTGCAAGCGGTATCAATATCACTGCCGCTTGGAAATTGGAACGGGTTTGTTCCTGAAAAAAATCTGCGGGTGTATCTTGCGCACCGTATCTCCCAGTACGTTCTTGCGGCAGCCTTTGTATTCGCCGTCGCTGCGCTTGCGGAACCGGTACGGCAAACTTCCGAAGCGATGTATGCCGGTTCGGGACAAGCGCTGATGTTTGTCATCGATACCAGCCCCTCGATGGCGGCACAGGACATGGGAACACAGACACGGCTTGAGGCGGCGAAGCAGATTATCAAGTCCTTTGCGGAAAAGTACGAAGGCGACTCATTAGGGCTTACCGCGCTGGGAAGTTTCGCCGCCGTACTCATTCCGCCGACAATCGATCGGCACACGTTTCTGACTCGGTTGGATCAACTGCAAGTCGGTGAATTCGGCGACGGAACGGCAATCGGTATGGGGCTTGCCTCTGCCGTGCTGCATCTGACGCAGTATTCTGCGATCCCCTCACATATCATTCTCTTTACCGACGGAGATAACAACACCGGAGAGGTGCATCCCCGCGCTGCCGCGGATATCATCAAACATAAAAAAATCGGGTTTTACATTATTGGGTTGGGAAAGTCGGGATATGCGCCGGTTAAGTATATCGATCCGATTCAAAAAAAAGAAATTTCCGGTACGCTCAACACCGTGTTTAATGAAGCGGAGTTACAAAAAATCGCCGGTTACGGTAACGGCCGCTATTTTTCGGCACAGTCACCCGAATTATTAACGGATATTTTTAATCGATTTATTCAAAAAATACCGGCGACGCCTCCTTCAATGACCATACGTAAATACGCGTACCTTGACGGGCTGTTTTTATTGATTGCAATGAGCTGCGCGGTAGGAGCATGGCTGCTTCGCAGAATCGGAATGCAGGCGGTGTCATAATGATTGAATTTGAAAAACCGTTTTTCCTGTTGTGCATCATCGGTATTCTGCCTGCCTGCGCCGTTACACTGTATCGCATAAAAAAATTAAAAGAAAGCTACGCGGCGGCGGGAGAGATTCACGCCATTATACGGGCACTGCGAATCCGAACGGCGTTTTGGAGCATCGGCTGGCTGTTTCTCAGTATTGCCGCAGCAGTACCGCTCTGGGGCACAAAACAAACCACCGTAGTCAAACACGGAAATGCGGTCATCTTTGCCGTCGATATTTCGCGCAGTATGACCGTCGCCGACATCGCACCGAACCGGCTTGAATTTGCAAAGCGTTATGTTTCCTTTTTGATAGAGCGCTTGCCGGAAACGGCCTGCGGACTCGTTACGATAAAGGGACTGGGTACGCTTGCCGTACCGTTGAGTTTTAATCATCAGAGTGTACTGACCGCAGCGGAAACACTGTCGCCGTTCAATGCAACCTCGGCGGGAAGCAATCTTGAACACGGACTGCGTGTCGCATTGGAGGCATTCCCCGAAAATCGATTGACCGGAAAAACGGTTGTGCTGTGCACCGACGGCGGTGAAACAATCGGTTCGGTGCCGCGTATTCTTCCGCGGTATCGGCAAGAAAATGTTCAACTGATTATCATCGGCTTTGGAACGGAAACAGGTGGTACGCTTTCCATCCTGAATGAAAAACACGAATCGGTCGTGCAAAAAAGTGTGTTGGAGGAATCTATTCTTAAACGCTATGCGGAGCAAACCTTAAACGGAAGTTTTTATATTTCCGCGGCCGACCTCGGTTCGGCACAGAAAGTGTTGCAATCGCTGACGGAAGGCGATGCCGAAAGCGAGAAAATACGATATGTGCAAAAACCGGTACGGCGGACATTTGAGTGTACGGCGATGGCGCTCCTCTTTTTTTGTATCGGTCTTTGTGCGGGAGGTATCCGTGCTAAAAAAATGTAGACATCCGGCTGCCGTCATATCACCCATGTCATCACGTTCAACATTATTATCATCGTTATGTAGATCATCATTTTTGTCGGTGAGTTTTATTTTTTTACTGATGACGATGTTTGTCCTATCGGGCTGTAGCGCAGAACAGCAAACCAAAATTGCACACGTAAAAGGAACACTCGCATGGATGCGGAGCGATTGGAACGATGCCGTGTTGGATTTTTATGAGGCTGAAAGTTTAGCGGCGGAATTATCCGATGACACCATAAAACCGTACACGGATTTTGCGCTTGCCTCTTCATATCTGATGCAGGGAGAGGATGAGGCTGCGTCCGGAAAATTACAAAATGGTTTCGAAACGGCGCCTGAGATTTTACGGGCGCATCGATTTTATCAACAAGGCATTATTGCGTTTCACTCAAAGGATTATGCGGAAGCGGCGGCATTGTTCCGAAAATCATTGGAGCTGTCCGGCAATGACATGGCAGCAAAGATTAATTATGAATTGAGTAAAAAGTTGAGCGACACACAGCGGGAGATGCAGCATCAAGCTCCGCAACAGACGTCCGAAGATCCCGAAGCCGATCTGACGGATTCGATTATCTTAGATATTATTCGCAAAAGAGAGCAAACCGAATGGAAAAAAACACAACGCGAATCGGAACCGGCGATAAACGATTATTAGGACTTTTAGTATGCATGCTAGTCGCGAAGACGGCAACAATCTTTTTTTTCTTTTGTGCAGCCGCAAGTCTCTATGGGCAGCAAAACGATTATGCTGAGCATTTTATTGAACTCAAAATAGACGGTACCGAATTATCAATTGATCGTGAATTTGAAATTGAAGTTATCATCACACGAGAGACTCCTTATTTGCAGAAGAATAATGGCGATACGCCGCGATTTATCCTTGAGCAGAGCGCGGATACGGCAGAGCTGATACAGAGCAGTGCAATTCCCGAACGAGATGGCCTACACCTGCGCTATCGGTATCGGTTTAACAAAACAGGCAGGTTCCGGTTCGAGCCGGAGCTGCAATGGAAACGGCAAACGGTCGAGCTGACACCGCTGGATATAACCGTACACCGGTCGCGGCTCTCGGAACATACGCCGTTTGTGTGGACGCTGTATTCCGCAAGCGGTCTGTCGATTGCGGACGGCACAGCCCTTGAACAAGGCACCGAATACATCCTGTGTTTAACCGCAGCCTTTTATTCGGCAGGATATACCGAGCGCTACCGGCACGCTTTACAAACCGCCTCTGCTCAAATCGAAGCCGCCCGCCTCGACGAGAATGGAAGCGGCGCTGCTGTTCGGGATATTCATAGTGAGCTGCCGTTACCGGCTGAAATAGTCCGTATCGAATGTGCTCCTTCCGAAAGCGCCGCGCTGAAACCGCTGACACTCACAGAACTGCCGTTCGATGCGGCTGTTTTAATAAACTCGGCGGCTTTGTCAAATATTGCCCTGTCTAATACCGGCAGTTCCGGGACCGGCGACGAGCATTACGTGCTTGCAATGTTCAGCTTAATACCTCTGCGGATAGGTGTTCAAAGCCTTCCCCAAGCGCAGATATTTTTTACAGCGGGTGGAAAAGCATTCAGCGCTCCTGCTGCGTACCGCATTGACCGGCAGGAAATTACCGAGGCTGCCGATAAAAGCGGCGCGGACGGCTTCACCGCCGCTGCGTTTCAGGCGCTCCCGCCT from Treponema vincentii harbors:
- a CDS encoding AAA family ATPase; its protein translation is MLLEFKTANYKSFKEELTFSLIPAQKQKGLDYSIAREKINKKVYKGLSSAVIYGANAAGKTNIIGAMDTFKSIIIRGNIRNDEDAKGVNIAAKSLELIPNNTLIKVQPVSFSIKFIEASMLIEYAFSLDLGFFLDKNYKRKILQETLKINENLVFKRSNELQIDNLDIIKDYLTEAFKANQQGAIALAQGSLNDEELFLTNGFKTIFSVKLSALILNWLSSKFIVVYHSNLLRVVGTLTDPQKNSFYVEETINEAAKLFGITANALGYVNDEETHKVQLCSLVKDKQETAILPAEIFESYGTIRFVNIFPLIMKVLLEGGILIADEFDASIHPMAVMNIITIFHNDEINKHHAQLVFNTHNPIFLNANLFRRDEIKFVERDHDTHCSMHYSLSDFGTAGENGVRKNEDYMKNYFIDRYGALDNIDFSSCITKFIKKQNERNLK
- a CDS encoding RloB family protein codes for the protein MKAMTKKYYFSVEGKTEKWYLDWLQNAINTANTATYKVVFDSKVEKNPLARVKAITIISKTEIVHICDKESNDEDHVKAFQTTLESMKKAQKQGKHITYKLGYSNFTFELWMILHKQDCNTCFDNRKQYLQVINKAYHKSFNSLDEYKREDNFKQLLMQLDLSDVNNAISRAHTIMQNNKQNECVLQRYAGFTFYKNNPSTSLGEYISRILTECGYNLKRSR
- a CDS encoding helix-hairpin-helix domain-containing protein; this encodes MELTQEFIDGLVVNEIDIMKKVAEELNIRMQQVSAVITLVNEGCTIPFISRYRKEMHGSLDEVQVRDSDKLFKSYVNLETRRLEIVRGVFAAGKLTELLYDNIMKASTLAELEDIWAPFKKKKKTRGMLAVERGLQGLADLMKELEEAELVKRAQDFVKTDCEDETLNVPTVEDALAGASDIIAEETAQDTENRKAVHDFFMATGLFEVKGIGDEEAQKTSVYQMYWEYSEALNQIKPHRVLAINRGEREGVLEVKINVDVDEAVARVQSRSVQHNKYHSEAIADGIVRLLSPAVLREIRSNLGEDADTHGITIFSENLKHLLMTQPIKGTRVLGVDPGIRTGTKCAALDETGKYLGSFVIYQHKAEEAKAALLKAVKDYKVQLIAVGNGTGSHEVQEIVSDVIKTHCPEVLFTVVDEDGASVYSAGDVAREEFPDLDLTIRGAISIGRRLQDPLAELVKIDPKSIGVGLYQHDLNQKKLSEELDAVVGSVVNNVGVNLNTASASLLKYVSGITSGLAKKIVSYREKTGIFTDREQLHNVSGLGPRAFEQCAGFLKIPESANPLDNSWVHPENYPAAEVIYQIVRKNEPVTKEVRTELQEKYQLGEQTVSDIIEELKKPNRDPREDCPKPIMQQGVLLFEDLKLGMTVKGKIKNVVDFGAFVDLGIKETALLHISEMSDSFVSDPLEAVKVGDIVECRIIALDEARRRISLSRKSESGVQGKLTAKQKAEVKKITVKTKDGKTVAVKTSSGKPAVQGEKHLSHRGERQPAVRSERRVAEARPRKDDDGTKYNPFAAYFNKK
- a CDS encoding vancomycin high temperature exclusion protein, producing MPKRKALLKTTLIICSALVFVALWINYDMVRFAKPYIKNADDASLMEADCILVLGARVLKNGYPSHILEDRIITGIDLYRAGISPALLMSGDHGTKAYDEVKAMKQYAVARTVPADCVFMDHAGFSTYDSCYRARDIFCAKKVVIVTQRYHLYRAVYIARCLGLDAYGVASDRRFIYGKNSRHLREFFARIKAVGAVFIKVRPRYLGEPIPIQTSPGSVTDG
- a CDS encoding VWA domain-containing protein, giving the protein MLNFQRPLSFFLLLLLPTFVLLRRTGRLQAVSISLPLGNWNGFVPEKNLRVYLAHRISQYVLAAAFVFAVAALAEPVRQTSEAMYAGSGQALMFVIDTSPSMAAQDMGTQTRLEAAKQIIKSFAEKYEGDSLGLTALGSFAAVLIPPTIDRHTFLTRLDQLQVGEFGDGTAIGMGLASAVLHLTQYSAIPSHIILFTDGDNNTGEVHPRAAADIIKHKKIGFYIIGLGKSGYAPVKYIDPIQKKEISGTLNTVFNEAELQKIAGYGNGRYFSAQSPELLTDIFNRFIQKIPATPPSMTIRKYAYLDGLFLLIAMSCAVGAWLLRRIGMQAVS
- a CDS encoding vWA domain-containing protein — its product is MIEFEKPFFLLCIIGILPACAVTLYRIKKLKESYAAAGEIHAIIRALRIRTAFWSIGWLFLSIAAAVPLWGTKQTTVVKHGNAVIFAVDISRSMTVADIAPNRLEFAKRYVSFLIERLPETACGLVTIKGLGTLAVPLSFNHQSVLTAAETLSPFNATSAGSNLEHGLRVALEAFPENRLTGKTVVLCTDGGETIGSVPRILPRYRQENVQLIIIGFGTETGGTLSILNEKHESVVQKSVLEESILKRYAEQTLNGSFYISAADLGSAQKVLQSLTEGDAESEKIRYVQKPVRRTFECTAMALLFFCIGLCAGGIRAKKM